One window from the genome of Sphaerotilus microaerophilus encodes:
- a CDS encoding ABC transporter ATP-binding protein, with the protein MLKLDQLHAFYGKSHVLHGVSFEVPPGEIVALLGRNGSGRSTTVKAIMGLVDGKGSIRWKDEEILDRKAFEIAHRGIGYVPENRDIFPKLTVHQNLMLGEKKSRRGSGKDQPRWSFDDIYAMFPRLKERQHTEAGVLSGGEQQMLTLCRTLMGDPELIMIDEPTEGLAPKIVELVGEYLRELKRRGLAVLLVEQKLTIALEVADRCLVMGHGRIVFEGTPAELRANSYIRKEWLEV; encoded by the coding sequence ATGCTCAAACTCGACCAACTGCACGCCTTCTACGGCAAGAGCCACGTGCTGCACGGCGTGAGCTTCGAGGTCCCGCCCGGCGAGATCGTCGCCCTGCTGGGCCGCAACGGCTCCGGGCGCTCCACCACCGTCAAGGCCATCATGGGCCTGGTGGACGGCAAGGGCAGCATCCGCTGGAAGGACGAGGAGATCCTCGACCGCAAGGCCTTCGAGATCGCCCACCGCGGCATCGGCTACGTGCCCGAGAACCGCGACATCTTCCCCAAGCTCACGGTGCACCAGAACCTGATGCTGGGCGAGAAGAAGAGCAGGAGGGGCAGCGGCAAGGACCAGCCGCGCTGGAGCTTCGACGACATATACGCGATGTTCCCGCGCCTGAAGGAGCGCCAGCACACCGAGGCCGGCGTGCTCTCCGGCGGCGAGCAGCAGATGCTCACGCTCTGCCGCACGCTGATGGGCGACCCTGAGCTGATCATGATCGACGAGCCCACCGAGGGCCTCGCCCCCAAGATCGTCGAACTGGTGGGTGAGTACCTGCGCGAACTCAAACGCCGCGGCCTGGCCGTGCTGCTGGTGGAGCAGAAGCTGACCATCGCCCTCGAAGTCGCCGACCGCTGCCTCGTCATGGGCCACGGGCGCATCGTTTTCGAGGGCACCCCCGCTGAACTACGGGCCAACAGCTACATCCGCAAGGAGTGGCTGGAGGTGTGA
- a CDS encoding IS701 family transposase: MKPTSRDYCQFLISTQINYTQTYFADHHQRFSHDAINRYLQAANISPADVWNLARRNIEFDDDACLVFDDSVLDKNHSHKIELVRKQYSGNAHGLIKGIGVVNCLYVNIKTGHYWIIDWRIYAPDEDGKSKLDHVQEMFDNAMAHKKLPFRTVLMDSWYATMDLMKHIHRAGKHFYCPLKSNRKVDDSQGQQPYKAVSTLQWSAQEHVHGKHVKLFKFPSDIKLKLFRVVVDTNRTDWVVTNDLSQDSTDDTHEMCAVRWKIEQYHREIKQVLGIEKCQCRMARSQKNHIACAILAWVHLCETAKALKTNIYSLKKGILSEFLKKELRSPTIRMAPI, translated from the coding sequence ATGAAACCCACGAGCCGAGACTACTGCCAATTTCTGATATCCACACAAATCAACTACACGCAGACCTATTTTGCGGATCACCATCAGAGGTTTTCTCATGACGCCATAAATCGCTACTTGCAGGCTGCCAATATCAGCCCGGCCGATGTCTGGAATCTGGCCCGACGAAACATCGAATTTGACGACGATGCCTGCCTGGTTTTCGATGACAGCGTTCTGGACAAGAACCACTCGCACAAAATCGAGCTGGTGCGCAAACAGTACAGCGGCAACGCCCACGGCCTGATCAAGGGCATTGGGGTGGTCAACTGCCTGTACGTGAACATCAAGACCGGCCACTACTGGATCATCGACTGGCGCATCTATGCGCCTGACGAAGACGGCAAGTCCAAGCTGGATCATGTCCAGGAGATGTTCGACAATGCCATGGCGCACAAGAAGCTGCCCTTTCGCACCGTGCTGATGGACTCCTGGTACGCCACCATGGATCTGATGAAGCACATCCACCGGGCGGGCAAGCACTTCTACTGCCCGCTCAAGAGCAATCGCAAGGTTGACGACAGCCAAGGCCAGCAGCCCTACAAGGCGGTCAGTACGCTGCAGTGGAGTGCCCAAGAACATGTGCATGGCAAACACGTCAAACTGTTCAAGTTTCCCAGTGACATCAAGCTGAAACTGTTCCGGGTTGTGGTTGATACCAATCGCACGGACTGGGTTGTGACAAACGACCTATCTCAAGATTCGACGGACGATACGCATGAGATGTGTGCCGTGCGCTGGAAGATTGAGCAGTACCACAGGGAGATCAAGCAGGTTCTTGGCATCGAAAAATGTCAGTGCAGAATGGCCCGGTCACAGAAGAATCACATCGCCTGCGCGATATTGGCCTGGGTCCACCTCTGCGAGACGGCCAAAGCGCTGAAGACAAACATCTACAGCCTGAAGAAGGGAATCCTCTCGGAATTCCTCAAGAAGGAACTTCGGTCACCAACCATTCGCATGGCACCCATCTGA
- a CDS encoding ABC transporter ATP-binding protein: protein MTVAQQKSSSEFALELVDVRKSFGKTEIIRGANLKVKPGERVAIIGPNGAGKSTLFNLISGRFGISSGEIRLGGARIDGLQPYEINRRGLARSFQVSNLFSRLSVFENIRCAVLWSQGHRYAFWKFLADLHDANDRAEEIVEAVGLDKRRDHLAVNLTYAEQRALEIGITIAGGSSVILLDEPTAGMSKSETKRFIQLIRQVTEGRTLLTVEHDMGVVFGLADRIAVLVYGEVIAFDTPEAVRANPRVQEAYLGSVLADQQAAQAGH from the coding sequence ATGACTGTGGCACAGCAGAAATCCTCGTCCGAGTTCGCCCTCGAACTCGTCGATGTGCGCAAGAGCTTCGGCAAGACCGAGATCATCCGCGGCGCCAACCTCAAGGTGAAGCCCGGCGAGCGCGTGGCCATCATCGGCCCCAACGGCGCCGGCAAGAGCACCCTGTTCAACCTCATCAGCGGGCGCTTTGGCATCAGCAGTGGCGAGATCCGCCTGGGCGGCGCACGCATCGACGGCCTGCAGCCCTACGAGATCAACCGCCGCGGGTTGGCGCGCAGCTTCCAGGTCAGCAACCTGTTCTCGCGCCTGTCGGTGTTCGAGAACATCCGTTGCGCGGTGCTCTGGTCGCAGGGCCACCGCTACGCGTTCTGGAAGTTCCTGGCCGACCTGCACGACGCCAATGACCGTGCCGAGGAAATCGTCGAGGCGGTAGGGCTCGACAAGCGCCGCGACCACCTGGCCGTCAACCTCACCTACGCCGAGCAGCGTGCGCTGGAGATCGGCATCACCATCGCCGGCGGTTCGTCCGTCATCCTGCTCGACGAGCCCACCGCCGGCATGAGCAAGAGCGAGACCAAGCGCTTCATCCAGCTCATCCGCCAGGTGACCGAGGGCCGCACCTTGCTCACGGTGGAGCACGACATGGGCGTGGTCTTCGGGCTGGCCGACCGCATCGCGGTGCTGGTCTACGGCGAGGTCATCGCCTTCGACACCCCCGAGGCGGTGCGCGCCAACCCGCGCGTGCAGGAGGCCTACCTCGGCTCGGTGCTCGCCGATCAGCAGGCGGCCCAGGCCGGTCACTGA